In the Sarcophilus harrisii chromosome 1, mSarHar1.11, whole genome shotgun sequence genome, one interval contains:
- the PRL gene encoding prolactin — MYTKRSPLKGSLLLLLLMLNLLLSRSVESLPICPSGAVNCQVSLSDLFDRAVMLSHYIHSLSSEMFNEFDERYAQGRGFITKAINSCHTSSLSTPEDKEQAQQIHHEQLLNLVLGVLRSWNEPLYHLVTEVRSMQEAPHTILLKAMEIEEQNKRLLEGMEKIVGQVHPGERENEVYSAWSGLPSLQMADEDARLFAFYNLLHCLRRDSHKIDNYLKLLKCRLIHDSNC; from the exons ATGTACACCAAAAGGTCACCGTTGAAAG GGTcattactgctactgctgctaatGTTAAACCTGCTCCTGTCAAGGAGCGTGGAATCTCTGCCCATCTGTCCCAGTGGGGCTGTCAACTGCCAGGTGTCCCTCAGCGACCTTTTTGACCGTGCAGTCATGCTCTCTCACTATATCCACTCTCTTTCTTCAGAAATGTTCAATGAATTT GATGAACGGTATGCCCAGGGAAGAGGATTCATAACCAAGGCCATCAATAGCTGCCATACTTCTTCTCTTTCTACTCCTGAAGACAAAGAGCAAGCTCAGCAAATCCAT CACGAACAACTCCTAAATCTAGTGCTTGGGGTCCTGCGTTCCTGGAATGAACCCCTGTACCATTTGGTCACTGAAGTACGGAGTATGCAAGAAGCCCCTCACACCATCCTCTTGAAAGCCATGGAGATTGAGGAGCAAAACAAACGACTTCTAGAGGGCATGGAAAAGATAGTGGGTCAG GTTCATCCaggtgagagagaaaatgaggtcTACTCTGCCTGGTCAGGACTTCCATCCCTTCAGATGGCTGATGAGGACGCTCGTCtctttgcattttataatttGTTGCACTGTCTGCGCAGAGACTCACACAAGATTGACAACTACCTGAAGCTACTGAAATGCCGGCTCATTCATGATAGTAACTGCTGA